Proteins encoded in a region of the Sugiyamaella lignohabitans strain CBS 10342 chromosome B, complete sequence genome:
- the EFG1 gene encoding Efg1p (Essential protein required for maturation of 18S rRNA; null mutant is sensitive to hydroxyurea and is delayed in recovering from alpha-factor arrest; green fluorescent protein (GFP)-fusion protein localizes to the nucleolus; GO_component: GO:0005730 - nucleolus [Evidence IEA]; GO_component: GO:0005730 - nucleolus [Evidence IDA] [PMID 14562095]; GO_component: GO:0005634 - nucleus [Evidence IEA]; GO_function: GO:0003674 - molecular_function [Evidence ND]; GO_process: GO:0000462 - maturation of SSU-rRNA from tricistronic rRNA transcript (SSU-rRNA, 5.8S rRNA, LSU-rRNA) [Evidence IMP] [PMID 12837249]; GO_process: GO:0006364 - rRNA processing [Evidence IEA]; GO_process: GO:0000321 - re-entry into mitotic cell cycle after pheromone arrest [Evidence IMP] [PMID 16510898]): MAKARKPTEIQTVGASAGTSKIKKKMRDLERLLRKPDLDANKKVETERALSALKGDLETAEANNKQKTLAKKYHMVRFFERKKAIRRLNQAAKKLHEVQTQTDASPEDIRAAQKNFNKREAEYYYVVTFPMNKKYVALFISEEHTELHKQYLSQIKQQIKDKTLPSGLDAGKPLALQYRA, encoded by the coding sequence ATGGCAAAAGCTAGGAAGCCTACAGAGATCCAGACGGTGGGAGCGTCGGCGGGAACGTcgaaaatcaagaagaagatgcgTGATTTAGAGCGGCTGCTCCGCAAACCGGACCTCGATGCCAACAAGAAAGTCGAGACGGAACGTGCACTAAGTGCGCTGAAAGGAGACCTTGAAACCGCCGAGGCGAATAATAAACAGAAAACTCTTGCTAAGAAGTATCATATGGTGAGGTTTTTCGAGCGCAAAAAGGCGATTCGCCGACTCAACCAAGCTGCTAAGAAACTGCACGAAGTACAGACCCAGACCGATGCCAGTCCTGAAGATATCCGGGCTGCTCAGAAAAACTTCAACAAACGAGAAGCAGAATACTACTACGTCGTCACCTTCCCCatgaacaaaaaatacGTGGCACTATTTATTTCCGAGGAACACACCGAGCTCCACAAACAGTACCTGTCGCAGATCAAGCAACAGATCAAAGACAAAACTCTGCCCTCTGGCCTCGATGCCGGCAAACCCTTAGCATTACAATATCGAGCATAG
- the TDH3 gene encoding glyceraldehyde-3-phosphate dehydrogenase (phosphorylating) TDH3 (Glyceraldehyde-3-phosphate dehydrogenase (GAPDH), isozyme 3; involved in glycolysis and gluconeogenesis; tetramer that catalyzes the reaction of glyceraldehyde-3-phosphate to 1,3 bis-phosphoglycerate; detected in the cytoplasm and cell wall; GAPDH-derived antimicrobial peptides secreted by S. cerevisiae are active against a wide variety of wine-related yeasts and bateria; TDH3 has a paralog, TDH2, that arose from the whole genome duplication; GO_component: GO:0005737 - cytoplasm [Evidence IEA,IEA]; GO_component: GO:0005737 - cytoplasm [Evidence IDA] [PMID 11158358]; GO_component: GO:0005737 - cytoplasm [Evidence IDA] [PMID 11914276]; GO_component: GO:0009277 - fungal-type cell wall [Evidence IDA] [PMID 11158358]; GO_component: GO:0005811 - lipid particle [Evidence IDA] [PMID 10515935]; GO_component: GO:0005739 - mitochondrion [Evidence IDA] [PMID 16823961]; GO_component: GO:0005739 - mitochondrion [Evidence IDA,IPI] [PMID 16962558]; GO_component: GO:0005886 - plasma membrane [Evidence IDA] [PMID 16622836]; GO_function: GO:0051287 - NAD binding [Evidence IEA]; GO_function: GO:0050661 - NADP binding [Evidence IEA]; GO_function: GO:0004365 - glyceraldehyde-3-phosphate dehydrogenase (NAD+) (phosphorylating) activity [Evidence IEA]; GO_function: GO:0004365 - glyceraldehyde-3-phosphate dehydrogenase (NAD+) (phosphorylating) activity [Evidence IDA] [PMID 3905788]; GO_function: GO:0016491 - oxidoreductase activity [Evidence IEA]; GO_function: GO:0016620 - oxidoreductase activity, acting on the aldehyde or oxo group of donors, NAD or NADP as acceptor [Evidence IEA]; GO_process: GO:0006915 - apoptotic process [Evidence IMP] [PMID 17726063]; GO_process: GO:0006094 - gluconeogenesis [Evidence IEP] [PMID 3905788]; GO_process: GO:0006006 - glucose metabolic process [Evidence IEA]; GO_process: GO:0006096 - glycolytic process [Evidence IEA,IEA]; GO_process: GO:0006096 - glycolytic process [Evidence IEP] [PMID 3905788]; GO_process: GO:0055114 - oxidation-reduction process [Evidence IEA,IEA]; GO_process: GO:0072593 - reactive oxygen species metabolic process [Evidence IMP] [PMID 17726063]) — MVVKVGINGFGRIGRLVLRNALANPKVEVVAVNDPFIAVDYAAYMFKYDSTHGRYKGEVSADGEHLIIDGHKIIITGEKDPAAIPWGKAGADYVVESTGVFTDQAKAELHLQGGAKKVIISAPSKDAPMFVVGVNLDAYKPEYKVISNASCTTNCLAPLAKVIDDNFGIVEGLMTTVHSITATQKTVDGPSHKDWRGGRTASGNIIPSSTGAAKAVGKVIPHLNGKLTGLSLRVPTVDVSVVDLTVRLNKSATYDDIKAAIKKSAAGDLKGVVGYTEDDVVSTDFIGDTHSSIFDAKAGILLNENFVKLISWYDNEYGYSARVVDLLVYVAGKDAEA, encoded by the coding sequence atggtCGTCAAGGTCGGTATCAATGGTTTCGGTCGTATTGGCCGTCTCGTTCTTCGTAACGCTCTCGCCAACCCCAAGGTCGAGGTTGTAGCTGTCAATGATCCTTTCATTGCTGTTGACTACGCTGCTTATATGTTCAAGTACGACTCTACTCACGGTAGATACAAGGGTGAGGTCTCTGCTGATGGCGAGCACCTTATCATTGACGGTCACAAGATTATCATCACTGGTGAGAAGGACCCTGCTGCCATTCCTTGGGGTAAGGCCGGTGCTGACTACGTTGTTGAGTCGACCGGTGTTTTCACTGATCAAGCCAAGGCTGAGCTCCACTTGCAAGGTGGTGCCAAGAAGGTCATCATTTCTGCTCCTTCTAAGGATGCTCCTATGTTCGTTGTTGGTGTTAACCTCGACGCTTACAAGCCTGAGTACAAGGTCATTTCCAATGCTTCTTGTACCACCAACTGTTTGGCTCCTCTTGCCAAGGTTATTGACGACAACTTCGGCATTGTCGAGGGTTTGATGACCACTGTCCACTCTATCACCGCCACTCAAAAGACTGTCGACGGTCCTTCTCACAAGGACTGGAGAGGTGGCCGTACCGCTTCTGGTAACATCATTCCTTCTTccactggtgctgccaaggcCGTCGGTAAGGTTATCCCCCACCTTAACGGTAAGCTCACCGGTTTGTCTCTCCGTGTCCCCACTGTCGATGTCTCTGTTGTCGACTTGACTGTCCGTCTTAACAAGTCTGCCACTTACGACGACATCAAGGCTGCTATCAAgaagtctgctgctggtgaccTTAAGGGCGTTGTTGGTTATACTGAGGATGACGTTGTCTCCACTGACTTCATTGGTGACACCCACTCCTCTATCTTCGATGCCAAGGCCGGTATCCTCCTTAACGAGAACTTTGTCAAGCTTATCTCTTGGTACGATAACGAGTACGGTTACTCTGCCCGTGTCGTTGACCTCCTCGTCTACGTTGCTGGCAAGGACGCTGAGGCTTAA
- the LEO1 gene encoding Leo1p (Component of the Paf1 complex; which associates with RNA polymerase II and is involved in histone methylation; plays a role in regulating Ty1 transposition; involved in transcription elongation as demonstrated by the G-less-based run-on (GLRO) assay; GO_component: GO:0016593 - Cdc73/Paf1 complex [Evidence IPI] [PMID 11884586]; GO_component: GO:0016593 - Cdc73/Paf1 complex [Evidence IPI] [PMID 11927560]; GO_component: GO:0005654 - nucleoplasm [Evidence IEA]; GO_component: GO:0005634 - nucleus [Evidence IEA]; GO_component: GO:0005634 - nucleus [Evidence IDA] [PMID 15643076]; GO_function: GO:0003723 - RNA binding [Evidence IDA] [PMID 20732871]; GO_function: GO:1990269 - RNA polymerase II C-terminal domain phosphoserine binding [Evidence IDA] [PMID 22796944]; GO_function: GO:0001076 - RNA polymerase II transcription factor binding transcription factor activity [Evidence IPI] [PMID 11927560]; GO_process: GO:0006353 - DNA-templated transcription, termination [Evidence IMP] [PMID 23109428]; GO_process: GO:0006325 - chromatin organization [Evidence IMP] [PMID 20732871]; GO_process: GO:0080182 - histone H3-K4 trimethylation [Evidence IMP] [PMID 20732871]; GO_process: GO:2001209 - positive regulation of transcription elongation from RNA polymerase I promoter [Evidence IDA] [PMID 20299458]; GO_process: GO:0032968 - positive regulation of transcription elongation from RNA polymerase II promoter [Evidence IMP] [PMID 14710186]; GO_process: GO:2001173 - regulation of histone H2B conserved C-terminal lysine ubiquitination [Evidence IDA] [PMID 19531475]; GO_process: GO:0006355 - regulation of transcription, DNA-templated [Evidence IEA]; GO_process: GO:0090262 - regulation of transcription-coupled nucleotide-excision repair [Evidence IGI] [PMID 21737840]; GO_process: GO:0006368 - transcription elongation from RNA polymerase II promoter [Evidence IGI] [PMID 11927560]; GO_process: GO:0006351 - transcription, DNA-templated [Evidence IEA]) yields MSSSDRENERVVEDGEPDVGLVEEEEEEEDVVRRNGTRRNRDETGDGDDDGDRDDQLPDDEDEDDDIFGGGGDDDEANENDNNNNEEDGAYQKEEEEVTLRIEQTTIPRYPRSHRPAGDLYYVPTPAFMTMEPHPFEASKFQEELSEEQANDGGFKVRNENTVRWKYAKDSKGNVTKQSNSRIVKWSDGSMSLQLGQELFDIVIQEPYDQTFLCLSHPANSLLQTAGIFTKNMRIVPTSTSSRSHKRLAQELNVRQLSTSVAVSSVATTDDPEKVQREAEKAAEMTLRARRKLESKQRLQQERSAGIGGATSAGSASSRYSYDGERDELAGGYDARASARAGDEYEEDDFVVDDEDEEEDGEPQEGDDDEGADDLDDLEEEEDDDEAERQRAKRLHDLKERGAELYSRRSEERDSQQTRKKRRIFDDEDDDE; encoded by the coding sequence ATGTCTTCGTCTGATAGAGAGAATGAAAGAGTGGTGGAGGATGGAGAGCCAGATGTTGGTCTAgtagaggaagaagaggaggaagaggatgTGGTGAGACGCAATGGCACGCGCCGGAATCGGGACGAGACCGGTGACggtgatgacgatggtGACAGAGACGACCAGTTGCCcgacgatgaggatgaggatgacgatATTTTTGGAGGgggtggtgatgacgacgaagcgaatgagaatgataacaacaataatGAGGAGGACGGAGCGTATCagaaggaagaagaggaggtgACACTGCGGATCGAACAAACCACGATTCCCCGGTACCCGCGGTCACACCGTCCAGCAGGAGATCTGTATTATGTTCCTACACCGGCATTTATGACGATGGAACCTCATCCATTTGAGGCATCGAAATTTCAAGAAGAGTTGTCGGAGGAACAGGCCAATGATGGCGGGTTCAAAGTGCGTAACGAGAACACGGTGCGATGGAAATACGCTAAAGATTCTAAGGGAAACGTGACTAAACAGTCCAACAGCCGAATTGTCAAATGGTCGGACGGATCAATGTCGTTACAACTGGGTCAAGAACTGTTTGATATTGTCATTCAAGAACCCTATGACCAGACGTTTCTGTGTCTGTCTCACCCTGCCAACTCTCTGCTACAAACAGCAGGTATTTTCACAAAAAACATGAGGATAGTTCCTACATCGACGTCGTCGCGGAGTCATAAACGTCTTGCACAAGAACTCAATGTTCGACAATTATCGACATCGGTTGCTGTTAGCAGTGTAGCCACTACAGATGATCCTGAAAAGGTGCAAAGAGAGGCCGAAAAGGCCGCTGAAATGACCCTAAGAGCTCGTAGGAAGCTCGAGTCGAAGCAGCGTTTACAACAAGAACGAAGTGCTGGTATTGGCGGAGCCACAAGTGCCGGATCGGCCTCGTCGCGATACTCATATGACGGCGAACGAGATGAGCTTGCCGGTGGATACGACGCCCGGGCATCAGCACGAGCTGGTGATGAGtacgaagaagacgatttTGTGGTCGACgacgaggacgaagaagaagacggcGAGCCCCAGGAAggagacgacgacgagggaGCAGACGATCTCGACGATctcgaagaagaggaggatgacgacgaggcCGAACGCCAACGGGCCAAACGACTGCACGATCTCAAAGAACGAGGAGCCGAGCTGTACTCACGCCGGTCCGAAGAGCGCGACTCGCAACAGACCCGTAAAAAGCGCCGTATCTtcgacgatgaagacgacgacgagtAA
- the IAH1 gene encoding Iah1p (Isoamyl acetate-hydrolyzing esterase; required in balance with alcohol acetyltransferase to maintain optimal amounts of isoamyl acetate, which is particularly important in sake brewing; GO_component: GO:0005575 - cellular_component [Evidence ND]; GO_function: GO:0016787 - hydrolase activity [Evidence IEA,IEA]; GO_function: GO:0016788 - hydrolase activity, acting on ester bonds [Evidence IEA]; GO_function: GO:0016788 - hydrolase activity, acting on ester bonds [Evidence IDA] [PMID 10855721]; GO_process: GO:0006083 - acetate metabolic process [Evidence IDA] [PMID 10855721]; GO_process: GO:0016042 - lipid catabolic process [Evidence IEA]; GO_process: GO:0006629 - lipid metabolic process [Evidence IEA,IEA]) encodes MVSVNYDPVSTGGKPHEIHLNRILLFGDSITQQSSTQAYGFAIAPALQDLYIRKFDVITRGFGGYTSAHGRYMIDPILQSEHKPSDKAAVELLVIFWGSNDSVVDGHIQNVPLQDYIENQKYIVRAAQAKGIKKIILVAPAAYDERLGGPDRKTSRFREYGQALKKVAAEFDLGFVDLWTEFLTSVGWKEGDPIPGETGSGSDIDLSHLLHDGLHFTGAGYEIWYNALPVFIVLASCLYLSGTGNRIWRFWI; translated from the coding sequence ATGGTCAGTGTAAACTACGATCCAGTTAGTACTGGAGGTAAGCCTCACGAGATTCATTTGAACCggattttgttgtttggtGACTCGATTACCCAACAAAGTAGTACTCAGGCATACGGATTTGCCATTGCACCAGCCCTTCAGGATCTGTACATCCGGAAATTCGATGTCATTACCAGAGGATTTGGTGGCTATACCTCAGCTCATGGTCGATATATGATTGACCCGATTCTCCAATCGGAACATAAACCCAGTGATAAGGCAGCTGTCGAGCTGTTAGTGATCTTCTGGGGATCCAATGACTCGGTAGTCGATGGCCATATTCAGAATGTGCCATTACAAGACTATATTGAGAACCAGAAGTATATTGTTCGGGCCGCTCAAGCCAAGGGCATCAAGAAGATCATCCTCGTGGCACCTGCTGCATATGACGAGCGTCTTGGAGGACCAGATAGAAAGACCTCTCGATTCCGTGAGTACGGTCAAGCTCTGAAAAAGGTTGCTGCCGAGTTTGATTTGGGGTTTGTTGACCTTTGGACTGAATTCCTGACTTCTGTCGGCTGGAAAGAAGGAGATCCCATCCCCGGCGAGACTGGCAGCGGTTCTGACATCGATCTCTCTCACCTGCTCCACGATGGACTCCACTTCACCGGTGCAGGATACGAAATCTGGTACAATGCCCTA
- the REE1 gene encoding Ree1p (Cytoplasmic protein involved in the regulation of enolase (ENO1); mRNA expression is induced by calcium shortage, copper deficiency (via Mac1p) and the presence of galactose (via Gal4p); mRNA expression is also regulated by the cell cycle; GO_component: GO:0005737 - cytoplasm [Evidence IEA,IEA]; GO_component: GO:0005737 - cytoplasm [Evidence IDA] [PMID 14562095]; GO_function: GO:0003674 - molecular_function [Evidence ND]; GO_process: GO:0008150 - biological_process [Evidence ND]), with the protein MSIDLKPVDLKQGKWLNEPKTWTIENNELTVTTDKARDFWRETFYGFVRDSGHFYGFSTGNNFTAQLRVKGQFHELYDQAGLMVRIDESHWIKVGVEFTDGERYFSSVLTNPTSDWNVAQPFDNLEDFYIRVTVSKGSIRVQSSSDAKLWHLARLAPFPQADNYLVGPMTCTPEREGLTSTFSEFELGPAMTKDLHDRT; encoded by the coding sequence ATGTCGATTGATCTGAAGCCAGTAGATCTTAAACAGGGAAAGTGGTTAAACGAACCCAAGACCTGGACCATTGAGAATAATGAGCTGACTGTCACCACTGATAAAGCCCGTGATTTCTGGAGAGAGACTTTCTACGGGTTTGTGAGAGACAGCGGACATTTCTATGGATTCTCAACAGGCAACAACTTCACTGCCCAACTGCGAGTCAAGGGTCAGTTCCACGAACTTTATGACCAGGCCGGTCTGATGGTACGAATCGACGAGTCACACTGGATCAAAGTCGGAGTTGAGTTCACGGATGGCGAGAGATACTTCAGCAGCGTTCTGACCAACCCCACCTCGGACTGGAACGTGGCGCAGCCATTCGATAACTTAGAAGATTTCTACATCCGAGTAACCGTGTCCAAAGGCTCTATCCGTGTACAAAGCTCAAGCGACGCCAAACTGTGGCACCTCGCACGACTAGCACCATTCCCCCAAGCCGACAACTACCTCGTCGGACCCATGACCTGTACCCCCGAACGCGAGGGACTCACCTCCACCTTCTCCGAGTTCGAACTGGGTCCTGCCATGACCAAGGACCTGCACGACCGGACATGA